The Eublepharis macularius isolate TG4126 chromosome 11, MPM_Emac_v1.0, whole genome shotgun sequence genome includes a region encoding these proteins:
- the WDR48 gene encoding WD repeat-containing protein 48: MAAHHRQNTAGRRKVQVSYVIRDEVEKYNRNGVNALQLDPALNRLFTAGRDSIIRIWSVNQHKQDPYIASMEHHTDWVNDIVLCCNGKTLISASSDTTVKVWNAHKGFCMSTLRTHKDYVKALAYAKDKELVASAGLDRQIFLWDVNTLTALTASNNTVTTSSLSGNKDSIYSLAMNQMGTVIVSGSTEKVLRVWDPRTCAKLMKLKGHTDNVKALLLNRDGTQCLSGSSDGTIRLWSLGQQRCIATYRVHDEGVWALQVNEAFTHVYSGGRDRKIYCTDLRNPDIRVLICEEKAPVLKMELDRSADPPPALWVATTKSSVNKWTLKGIHNFRASGDYDNDCTNPITPLCTQPDQVIKGGASIIQCHILNDKRHILTKDTNNNVAYWDVLKACKVEDLGKVDFEEEIKKRFKMVYVPNWFSVDLKTGMLTITLDESDCFAAWVSAKDAGFSSPDGSDPKLNLGGLLLQALLEYWPRTHINPMDEEENEMNHVNGEQENRVQKGNGYFQVPPHTPVIFGEAGGRTLFRLLCRDSGGETESMLLNETVPQWVIDITVDKNMPKFNKIPFYLQPHSSSGAKTLKKDRLSASDMLQVRKVMEHVYEKIINLDNESQTTSSSNNEKAGEQEKEEDIAVLAEEKIELLCQDQVLDPNMDLRTVKHFIWKSGGDLTLHYRQKST, from the exons ATGGCGGCGCATCACCGACAGAACACGGCGGGGCGGCGGAAAGTGCAG GTCTCCTATGTAATTAGAGATGAAGTGGAGAAGTACAATCGAAATGGTGTAAATGCGCTGCAGTTGGACCCAGCATTAAACAGACTCTTCACAGCAGGCCGTGACTCCATCATCAGGATATGGAGCGTCAACCAGCACAAG CAAGACCCTTATATAGCATCTATGGAACATCATACAGATTGGGTGAATGATATTGTACTCTGTTGCAATGGCAAGACTT TAATATCTGCTTCTTCTGATACTACTGTTAAAGTATGGAATGCACACAAGGGATTTTGCATGTCCACACTACGGACGCATAAG GATTATGTGAAAGCCTTGGCATATGCAAAAGACAAAGAATTGGTTGCGTCTGCTGGGCTGGACAGACAGATATTCCTCTGGGATGTAAATACACTAACAGCACTGACTGCCTCAAATAACACTGTCACAA CTTCCTCTCTCAGTGGGAACAAAGATTCTATCTACAGCCTTGCCATGAATCAGATGGGAACAGTAATTGTATCAGGGTCCACTGAAAAG GTTTTAAGGGTTTGGGATCCCAGAACCTGTGCGAAGCTTATGAAACTTAAGGGGCACACAGACAACGTTAAAGCTTTGCTGTTGAACAGAGATGGCACACAG TGTCTTTCTGGCAGTTCTGACGGGACCATCCGACTCTGGTCTCTCGGTCAGCAGAGGTGCATAGCTACCTACAGAGTCCATGATGAAGGGGTGTGGGCCCTGCAGGTCAACGAAGCCTTCACTCATGTTTATTCGGGTGGAAGAGACAGAAAAATATATTGTACAGATTTACGGAATCCTGATATCCGGGTGCTCATCTGTGAAGAAAAGGCACCCGTTCTCAAG atggaacTAGATCGATCCGCAGATCCTCCTCCAGCTCTTTGGGTTGCCACAACTAAATCTTCAGTGAACAAATGG aCTTTGAAGGGAATTCACAACTTCAGAGCTTCGGGGGACTATGACAACGACTGTACTAATCCAATTACACCCCTTTGCACACAGCCTGACCAAGTAATTAAAG GAGGTGCTAGTATTATTCAGTGCCACATTCTCAATGACAAGCGACACATACTAACCAAAGATACGAATAACAACGTGGCATACTGGGACGTGTTAAAG GCATGTAAAGTAGAAGATCTTGGGAAAGTGGACTTTGAAGAAGAAATTAAGAAAAGGTTTAAAATGGTGTACGTGCCAAACTGGTTCTCGGTAGACTTAAAAACCGGG ATGTTGACCATTACTTTAGACGAGAGTGACTGCTTTGCGGCTTGGGTCTCGGCAAAAGATGCTGGGTTCAGCAGTCCAGATGGATCTGATCCTAAAT TGAACCTTGGAGGGCTTTTGCTGCAGGCGCTCTTAGAATATTGGCCCCGAACACACATCAATCCGATGGAcgaagaagaaaatgaaatgaaccaTG TGAATGGTGAGCAGGAAAACAGAGTGCAGAAAGGAAATGGATACTTCCAAGTGCCACCCCACACCCCCGTTATCTTTGGTGAAGCTGGAGGACGCACTTTGTTCAG GTTATTATGTCGGGATTCCGGCGGTGAAACTGAATCCATGCTCCTTAATGAAACCGTGCCACAATGGGTAATTGACATCACTGTGGAT AAAAATATGCCAAAATTCAATAAGATTCCCTTCTACCTCCAACCTCATTCGTCCTCTGGGGCAAAAACGTTGAAGAA GGATCGGCTGTCAGCCAGCGATATGTTGCAAGTCAGGAAGGTGATGGAGCACGTGTATGAAAAAATAATAAACCTGGACAACGAATCCCAGACAACCAGCTCTTCCAACAACGAAAAAGCCGGAGAACAAGAGAAAGAGGAGGACATTGCAGTTTTAGCAGAAGAGAAAATCGAACTCTTGTGCCAGGACCAG